One window of the Shewanella litorisediminis genome contains the following:
- a CDS encoding ABC transporter ATP-binding protein, with translation MLTMKNINKLFRTDLVETHALRDFNLEVAEGEFVAVTGPSGSGKTTFLNIAGLLENASGGEYWLDGENVANLSDSAAARVRNQKIGFIFQGFNLIPDLNLAENVELPLRYRGFGSSERKRRVEQALSQVGLAARQKHLPSQLSGGQQQRVAIARALAGEPRFLLADEPTGNLDSLMARQVMELLEDINRQGTTIIMVTHDGELARRAARNIQIVDGQVCDFLSSRAVVNG, from the coding sequence ATGTTAACCATGAAGAATATCAATAAATTGTTCCGTACTGACCTGGTGGAGACCCATGCGCTGCGGGACTTTAACCTGGAGGTGGCCGAAGGGGAGTTTGTGGCCGTGACAGGACCTTCAGGCTCAGGGAAAACCACCTTTTTGAATATTGCCGGCTTGCTGGAGAATGCATCCGGTGGCGAATACTGGCTCGATGGCGAGAACGTGGCCAACCTCAGCGACAGTGCGGCTGCCAGGGTTCGAAATCAGAAAATTGGCTTCATTTTTCAAGGTTTTAACCTGATTCCGGATTTGAATCTGGCTGAAAACGTGGAGCTGCCCCTGCGTTACCGTGGCTTTGGCAGCAGCGAGCGCAAGCGCCGGGTGGAGCAGGCCCTGTCCCAGGTGGGACTGGCTGCCAGACAAAAGCATCTGCCATCGCAGCTATCAGGTGGTCAGCAGCAGCGGGTGGCCATTGCCCGCGCTCTGGCTGGTGAGCCCCGCTTTTTGCTGGCGGATGAGCCCACGGGGAATCTTGACTCCCTCATGGCCCGTCAGGTGATGGAGCTTTTGGAAGATATTAACCGCCAGGGCACCACCATCATCATGGTGACCCACGATGGCGAGCTGGCCCGCCGCGCCGCCCGCAATATCCAGATTGTGGATGGTCAGGTGTGTGATTTCCTCAGCAGCCGCGCCGTGGTTAACGGTTAA
- a CDS encoding efflux RND transporter periplasmic adaptor subunit — protein MIRDTSGQDRIMAPNKYRRIGWIAGSVALFAIAAAWAMGNSGISAGHSVKRSEMVTATITRGTLVRDIVSNGKIVAANAPVMYASAEGMVTLLAKPGDTVSRGQILATIDSPLLTNALAQEQARLAGLEGEVERATLSARREQLSARQVLDTARVELDAAERESRRGDLLIAKELISRIDFEKVKDDYKKAQLRFDHAEQEVALMADTQAFELKNKALELKRQQLVVDDLRRQVAALEVVAPVDGIIGNWLTEQKARLSRGQAILTVVDLSAFEAELAVSESYADELGLGMAVELDLGGLKTTGTLASISPEVSRGEVLTRVRFDNADGLKLRQNQRLSARILLENLENVLMVRRGSFVSDGGNHVYRIEGDIASRTPIKLGARSVSHVQVLEGGQAGDEWIISGSDKMKQAEHVSLY, from the coding sequence ATGATCAGGGATACCAGCGGACAAGACAGAATTATGGCCCCAAACAAGTATCGTCGTATCGGGTGGATTGCAGGCAGTGTGGCGCTGTTTGCCATCGCGGCCGCCTGGGCCATGGGTAACAGCGGCATCTCTGCCGGGCATTCCGTCAAGCGCAGTGAGATGGTGACCGCTACCATCACCCGCGGCACCCTGGTGCGTGACATCGTCTCCAACGGCAAAATCGTCGCTGCCAATGCGCCCGTCATGTATGCCAGTGCCGAAGGTATGGTCACCCTGTTGGCCAAACCCGGTGACACAGTATCCAGAGGCCAGATTCTGGCGACCATCGACAGCCCCTTGCTCACCAATGCGCTGGCCCAGGAACAGGCCCGTCTGGCGGGGCTGGAAGGCGAAGTAGAGCGCGCCACCTTAAGCGCCCGCCGCGAGCAGCTCAGTGCCCGTCAGGTGCTGGATACCGCCAGGGTAGAACTCGACGCCGCCGAGCGTGAGAGCCGCCGTGGCGACTTGCTCATTGCCAAGGAACTCATCAGCCGCATCGACTTTGAAAAGGTAAAAGACGACTACAAAAAAGCGCAGCTGCGGTTTGACCATGCCGAGCAGGAAGTGGCGCTGATGGCCGACACCCAGGCGTTCGAGCTTAAAAACAAGGCGCTGGAGCTTAAACGGCAACAGCTGGTGGTGGATGACCTGCGCCGTCAGGTGGCGGCTCTTGAAGTTGTCGCCCCTGTGGATGGCATTATCGGCAACTGGCTTACCGAACAAAAAGCCCGTCTAAGCCGCGGCCAGGCAATCCTGACCGTGGTCGACTTGAGTGCCTTCGAAGCCGAATTGGCCGTGTCTGAATCCTACGCCGACGAACTGGGGCTTGGCATGGCGGTAGAGCTGGACCTGGGCGGCCTTAAAACCACGGGTACCCTGGCCTCCATCTCACCGGAAGTGAGCCGTGGCGAAGTCCTCACCCGGGTGCGTTTTGATAACGCTGATGGGCTGAAACTCAGACAAAACCAGCGGCTCAGTGCCCGTATCCTTCTGGAAAACTTAGAAAATGTACTCATGGTGCGCCGTGGCAGCTTTGTCAGTGATGGCGGTAATCATGTCTACCGTATCGAAGGCGATATCGCCAGCCGCACCCCCATCAAGCTTGGCGCCCGCAGTGTCAGCCACGTGCAGGTGCTTGAAGGCGGCCAGGCCGGTGATGAGTGGATTATCTCCGGCAGCGACAAGATGAAGCAGGCCGAGCATGTCAGCCTCTATTGA
- a CDS encoding MAPEG family protein: protein MTTLLVCLLISMLLPYLAKGPVAVAMAKMGGYDNHHPRSQQARLEGFGARALAGHQNAFESLLIFGLAALVVIATDKVNGTAEVAAVVHVIARVGYHLAYLYDQDKLRSGLWFVSMISCFTLFAQAF, encoded by the coding sequence ATGACAACCTTGCTCGTGTGTTTATTGATTTCCATGTTACTGCCTTATCTGGCCAAGGGGCCTGTCGCTGTGGCCATGGCTAAAATGGGTGGCTACGATAACCACCATCCCCGCAGCCAGCAGGCCAGGCTCGAGGGATTTGGCGCCAGAGCCCTGGCAGGCCATCAAAATGCCTTCGAATCTTTGTTGATTTTCGGCCTGGCGGCGTTGGTGGTGATAGCTACAGATAAGGTCAATGGCACCGCAGAAGTGGCCGCTGTGGTGCATGTGATTGCCCGGGTGGGCTATCACCTAGCGTACCTGTATGACCAGGACAAGCTGCGATCCGGCCTGTGGTTTGTGAGTATGATCAGCTGCTTTACGTTGTTTGCCCAGGCGTTCTGA
- a CDS encoding esterase/lipase family protein — translation MHAIFVHGLGRTPLSGFPMLATLRRAGIRCQTLGYLAAAEPVDAIVRRLGKQIARLPADEPYILIGHSLGGVIIRTLLSASPPQPQLPSHVFLLGSPVQPARLAIKLKTNALFRLFSGDAGQLLGSGPRMAAIGEPTSAGVPCTVIKGTGGMPTGAKGAKLPPFYGEENDGVVSVSEVTAPWQRNNPLCELVSLPLPHTLLPSSPAMGRLIIARLRSSGLIT, via the coding sequence ATGCATGCCATCTTTGTCCATGGATTGGGTCGTACCCCACTGTCCGGGTTCCCGATGCTCGCCACCTTACGGCGGGCAGGTATTCGCTGCCAGACCCTCGGCTATCTGGCCGCTGCGGAGCCTGTGGATGCAATTGTAAGGCGCCTTGGCAAACAAATTGCCCGACTGCCTGCCGATGAACCCTACATACTCATAGGTCATTCACTGGGCGGGGTTATCATCCGCACTCTGTTGAGTGCTTCACCCCCACAGCCCCAGCTGCCGTCTCACGTCTTTTTGCTCGGCTCACCGGTGCAACCGGCAAGGCTGGCCATAAAGCTTAAAACCAACGCCCTGTTTCGATTATTCAGTGGTGACGCAGGACAACTGCTTGGCAGTGGGCCGCGCATGGCGGCCATTGGCGAGCCCACCTCAGCGGGCGTCCCCTGCACTGTCATCAAAGGCACAGGGGGGATGCCCACCGGCGCCAAGGGCGCCAAACTGCCGCCCTTCTACGGCGAAGAAAACGATGGCGTGGTGTCTGTTTCCGAGGTTACGGCGCCCTGGCAGCGCAATAATCCCCTGTGTGAGCTGGTTTCACTGCCATTGCCCCACACGCTGCTGCCATCCAGCCCTGCCATGGGAAGGCTCATCATTGCGCGGCTGCGAAGCTCAGGCTTGATAACTTAG
- a CDS encoding energy transducer TonB: protein MKQFLIFSKQGSWHMRKSYLIGVGLLVLAGCQTLDTNPYKPGYKDLTAERDERGSYWKAKKMVTPSYPREAVRLSKNGCVQMVVSINAEGKVDGYQIKNSYPEDMFVGSMVNVIGKWDWAPAAHNTEKMPAVQDLYFEFKMEREGKEAKNVAEAKAACEKIVLS, encoded by the coding sequence TTGAAGCAGTTTTTAATTTTCTCAAAACAAGGAAGTTGGCATATGCGCAAAAGCTATTTGATTGGCGTTGGACTCTTGGTACTGGCTGGCTGTCAAACATTGGATACCAATCCCTATAAGCCGGGATATAAGGACCTCACAGCGGAAAGGGATGAGCGGGGTTCTTATTGGAAAGCCAAGAAAATGGTGACGCCAAGCTATCCAAGGGAAGCCGTGCGTTTAAGCAAAAATGGCTGTGTTCAGATGGTGGTATCCATCAATGCCGAAGGCAAAGTTGATGGTTATCAGATAAAAAACTCCTATCCTGAAGACATGTTCGTTGGCAGCATGGTGAATGTTATCGGTAAATGGGATTGGGCACCTGCAGCGCACAATACTGAAAAGATGCCGGCCGTTCAGGACCTTTATTTTGAGTTTAAAATGGAGCGGGAAGGTAAAGAGGCGAAGAACGTAGCTGAGGCCAAAGCCGCCTGCGAAAAGATAGTCCTTTCTTAG